A genomic region of Alligator mississippiensis isolate rAllMis1 chromosome 4, rAllMis1, whole genome shotgun sequence contains the following coding sequences:
- the PANX2 gene encoding pannexin-2 isoform X1, with translation MHSSDFSLCYTEEPIYCYTPHNFTRDQALYARGYCWTELKDALPGVDANHWPSLFEHKFLPYALLAFAGIMYIPALGWEFLASTRLTSELNFLLQEIDNCYHRAAEGRAPKIEKQIQSKGPGITEREKREIIENAEKEKSPEQNLFEKYLERRGRSNFLAKLYLARHLFIIFLSIIPITYLSTYYATQKQNEFTCALGEPPDKTSNSKLHIRVNCKLPSVQLQRIIAGVDIVLLCFMNLIILINLIHLFIFRKSNFIFDKLNKVGIKTKKQWQKSQFCDINILAMFCNENRDHIKSLNRLDFITNESDLMYDNVVRQLLAALAQSNHDATPTMRDSGIQTIDPSIDPADIDANEQLIIKRPRKKMKWIPSSNPLPQPFKEQLAIMKVENHKPEKPKPVRRKTATDSLIAPLLESTAKSSQQSSSQKTEPNTISGANNEKKHTRHFSLDVHPYILSSKKPKPEIQAIASMPTSNSQEGGFLNQEENVIVHVTSSLKDPHPEKDALYSSETCRTVPAAGVFLTCNHKHIATSAAATNVTLSQAKSEPTPALNCNAAHPLLHINTLYEDHEEEVSNLIDNGIHSPTEPREILSIPTPKQRMIATFDEPMAIVSSVEY, from the exons ATGCACAGCAGTGACTTTTCTCTCTGTTATACAGAGGAGCCAATATACTGTTACACACCACACAACTTCACCCGCGACCAAGCCTTGTATGCCAGAGGATATTGTTGGACAGAACTAAAAGATGCCTTGCCAGGAGTTGATGCCAACCATTGGCCCTCCTTGTTTGAGCATAAGTTCCTTCCTTATGCACTGCTAGCTTTTGCTGGTATAATGTACATTCCAGCTCTTGGCTGGGAGTTTCTGGCCTCCACCAGACTGACTTCAGAGCTTAATTTTTTGCTTCAGGAGATTGATAACTGCTACCACCGTGCAGCAGAAGGGCGTGCACCAAAAATAGAGAAACAAATTCAATCCAAAGGCCCAGGAatcacagagagagagaagagagagatcattgagaatgcagagaaggaaaaaagccCAGAGCAGAACTTGTTTGAAAAATACctggaaagaagagggagaagtaACTTTTTAGCTAAACTTTATCTTGCAAGacatttatttataatatttttaagcATTATACCCATCACATATTTATCCACCTACTATGCTACCCAGAAGCAAAATGAGTTTACGTGTGCACTAGGGGAACCTCCGGACAAAACAAGCAACTCCAAATTGCACATCCGAGTGAACTGTAAACTGCCATCGGTCCAGCTCCAGCGTATAATTGCTGGAGTGGACATTGTCCTCCTCTGCTTTATGAACTTGATCATTCTTATCAACTTAATTCACCTCTTCATATTCCGCAAGTCCAACTTCATATTTGATAAATTGAACAAGGTGGGGATAAAGACCAAAAAACAGTGGCAGAAGTCTCAATTTTGTGATATCAATATTCTAGCTATGTTTTGCAATGAAAATCGGGACCATATAAAATCACTGAACCGCCTGGATTTTATTACAAATGAAAGTGATCTGATGTATGACAATGTGGTACGCCAGTTGCTTGCAGCCTTGGCTCAGTCGAACCATGATGCTACACCAACGATGCGTGATTCAGGGATTCAAACAATAGACCCCAGTATTGATCCAGCAGACATTGATGCCAATGAACAGCTCATCATTAAGAGACctagaaagaaaatgaaatggatTCCAAGTAGCAATCCACTCCCTCAGCCATTCAAGGAGCAGTTAGCCATTATGAAGGTTGAAAACCACAAGCCTGAAAAGCCTAAGCCAGTGCGCAGAAAAACAGCAACTGACAGTCTTATAGCTCCTCTGCTAGAGTCCACAGCAAAATCCTCACAGCAATCATCATCTCAGAAAACTGAGCCAAATACCATCTCTGGtgcaaataatgaaaaaaagCATACCCGCCACTTTTCCCTGGACGTCCATCCATATATACTTAGTAGTAAAAAACCCAAACCAGAGATTCAAGCCATTGCCTCAATGCCTACATCCAATAGTCAAGAGGGTGGATTTTTAAACCAAGAAGAAAATGTCATAGTACATGTCACCTCTTCTCTCAAAG aCCCACATCCTGAAAAAGATGCTCTGTACTCATCTGAGACATGCAGAACTGTACCTGCTGCAGGGGTGTTTCTCACTTGTAACCACAAACATATAGCAACAAGTGCTGCTGCAACAAATGTAACTCTGAGCCAGGCCAAATCAGAGCCAACACCTGCACTAAACTGTAATGCTGCTCACCCTCTGCTGCACATCAATACACTGTATGAAGATCATGAGGAAGAGGTTTCAAACCTTATAGACAATGGTATTCACTCACCAACTGAACCCAGGGAAATACTATCCATACCAACCCCAAAACAGAGAATGATAGCAACGTTTGATGAACCAATGGCAATAGTGAGCTCTGTGGAGTACTAA